The window TCGACCCGCAGGTCGCGCACCCCGCCGAGTTCCCCGATCGCCTCGTCGGCGTCGGGCAGCGGCTTGCCGTGCAGGCCCTCGCGGTCCTCGACGGCCGCGACGCCCTTGCCCTTGAGGGTGCGGGCCAGGATCACGGTCGGCTGTCCGGCCGTGGAGGCCGCCTCGCCGTACGCCCGGTCGATGGCGTCGACGTCGTGGCCGTCCACCTCGACGGTGTGCCAGCCGAAGGCCTGGAAGCGGCGGGCGTACGCGTCGAGGTCGTGGCCGTGGCGGGTCGGGCCGCGCTGGCCCAGCCGGTTGACGTCCACGATCGCGGTGAGGTTGTCGAGGTGCTCGTGTGCGGCGTGCTCGGCCGCCTCCCAGACGGAGCCCTCGGCCAGCTCGCTGTCGCCGCACAACACCCACACCCGGTAGCCGACCCGGTCGAGCCGCTTGCCCGACAGGGCGATGCCCACCCCGACCGGCAGGCCCTGGCCCAGCGATCCGGTGGCCGTCTCCACCCATGGCAGCCGACGGGGCGTCGGGTGCCCTTCGAGCCTGCTGCCCAGGGTGCGGAAGGTCAGGAGCTCGCTGTCGTCGATCGCCCCGGCGGCCTTGTAGGCGGCGTACAGCAGCGGCGAGGCGTGCCCCTTGGAGAGGACGAAGCGGTCGTTGCCCGGATGGGAGGGCCGGTCGAAGTCGTAGCGCAGCCGCCGGGCGAGCAGGACCGCCATGAGGTCGGCGGAGGACATCGAGGAGGTGGGGTGCCCGGAGCCCGCCGCGGCGGCCGCGCGCACACTGTCGACGCGCAACTGCTGCCCCAGTTCGGTGAGTCGGGGGGTGCTCATGAGATTCCTTCCACAGGGTGTTCGGGTCGGGGTGCGGCCGGCTCGTCGGGGCGGGCGGATCCCGGCACCGCGGGCTCGGCATACGCCGGGCGACCCCCGGGACCGGCTGCCGCGGATGCCCCGGACACGGGGGCCCCGGACACGGGGGCCGCGCGTCCCGGCGTCGGCGGGTGCTCGCCGTCGGGGGCCGTTCCTCCGTGAGGCCGGCCCGGCATCCGGGGCAGCTCGGGGGAAGTCGTGTCCAGCGGTACCGACCAGGAGCGGACGAGGCCCAGCTGGACGGCCTGCCGTGGCAGTGCGGCGTCCAGGAGCCAGTCCGCGGCGACCCGGATGCGGTTGCCGGGCATCGCGGCCAGGTGGTAGCCGCGGGTGACGGCTCCGGCGAGGGGCCCGGAGAGCGGCACGCCGAGCGGGTTGGCGGCGGCCTTCACGCCGCCGAGGTCGACGACGAAGCCCAGGTCGCGGTGCCGGTAGGGGGCGGGGTCGCCGACGCCGAGCGAGGCGGCGACGTTCCGCCCGGCCGTCCTCCCCTGCCGCCAGGCGTGCTGTGCGGTCATCGGCGTGTACTGGCCCGGCTTCTCCAGATCGGGCACGGCGGCCGCGTCACCGCAGGCGAACACCTCGGGCCGGCCCGGCACCCGGAGGTTCGGCTCGACGAGCAGCCGGCCGCGTTCCATGGGCAGCCCGAGCTGCTCGGCCAGCGGATCGGGACGGACGCCGACGCACCAGACCAGGGACCGTGTGCTGACGAAGTCACCGTCGCTGAGCAGCACCCCGTCCGGGGTGGCCTCCTTCACGGACGTTCCGGTACGGACGTCGACGCCTCGCTGCCGCAGCACGCGGTCGGCGGTCCGCGACAGCCGCTCGTCCATCTCCGGCAGCACACGCGAGGCGATGTCGATCAGCATCCAGCGTGGCCGTGAGCCTCCGCGAAGGGGCCGCCTGCGCACCAGTGCGTCGGTGAACAGCTGCCCGTGCGCGGCCACCTCGGTGCCGGTGTAGCCGGCTCCCACGACGACGAAGGTGCACCGCGCGGCGCGGATCCCGGGATCCTCGGTGGTGGCCGCGAGCTCCACCTGCCGGATCACGTGGTCGCGCAGGTACAGCGCCTCGGGCAGTCCCCGGAAGCCGTGCGCGTGCTCGGCCACGCCCGGGACGGGCAGCAGCTTGTTGACGCTGCCGGCGGCGAGCACGAGCCGGTCGTAGGAGAGCGTGCCCTCGCCGCCCTCGGGGCCGGTGTAGTGGACCGTGCGCCCGTCGAGGTCGATGCCGTCCGCCTCACCGAGCACGAGGCGTACCCCCGGCAGGGTGCCGGTCAGGGAGACAGTGACGCGACGGGGCTCCAGGACCCCGGAGGCGACCTGTGGCAGCAGAGGCAGGTACAGGAAGTAGTCCGTCGGATTCAGCAGGACGATGTCGGCCCTGTGCCGGGTCAGCCGGGACAGGGTCTGCGCCGTCCGGTACCCGGCGAATCCTGCTCCGACTATCACGACACGGGGTCGGCTCATGGGTCGCCTCCGGCGGGGTCGCTCGTGCGGGGCCTTCCGCGTCCCCCTGGCCCGAGTGCCCAAACGTCGCGGGCCCCGGCCCACGGCGTTTCGCGCCGGGCCCCGGGGTTACCCGCAGATCGGCCCCCACCAGGGCCGTCACGGAGGTGCACCATGCCCGAATACGGCTATTTCCTGTCCACCGAGGAGTTCGCTCCCCAGGACCTCGTCGAGCAGGCCAGAATGGCCGAGCAGGCCGGGTTCCAGTCGCTGTGGATCTCGGACCACTACCACCCGTGGAACGACGCGCAGGGCCAGAGCCCCTTCGTCTGGTCGGTGATCGGCGCCCTGTCGGAGGCCGTGTCCCTGCCGATCGCGACGGCGGTGACCTGTCCGACCGTCCGGATCCACCCGGCGGTGGTGGCGCAGGCGGCGGCCACGAGCGCGGTGATGACGGAGGGCCGCTTCCGGCTCGGTGTGGGGTCCGGTGAGGCCCTGAACGAGCACGTCCTCGGTGATGCCTGGCCGCCCGCGCACATCCGGCTGGAGATGCTGGAGGAGGCGGTCCAGGTGATGCGCAAGCTCTTCACCGGCGAGGAGGTCAACCACTCCGGGCCCCACTACACGGTCCACAACGCCCGGCTCTACACGGTCCCCGACGAGCCCGTGCCCATCGACATCTCGGGCTTCGGCCCCCAGGCGACGGCCCTCGCGGCGCGGATCGGGGACGGCTTCGTCACCATGGCTCCGGACGAGCCCATGGTGGAGCAGTTCCGGCGGGGCGGCGGGGGCGCCAAACCCGCCGGCGGCGGCACGAAGGTCTGCTACGGCCAGGACCGCGACGAGGCCGTGCGTACGGTCCGCCGGCTCTGGTCCAACCAGCTGCTGCCCGGCGAGATGGGTCAGGTCCTCCCCTCGCCGAAGCACTTCGAGCAGCTGGAGCCGCTGGTGACGGAGGAGATGGTCAGCGAGAACACGGTGTGCGGGGACGACGTCGACGAGCATGTCGCCGCGCTCGCCGCTTTCGCCGACGCGGGCTTCGACCGTGTCTACGTCAACCAGATCGGCCCCGACCAGCGCGGCTTCTTCGACTTCTACCGCACGAAGGTGCTGCCGCAACTCCAGGAGGGGACCCGCTGAGACACCCCGGACGGCAGAAAGCCGCCGACTCCGGCGGAATCAGCGGCTCTCCGGCAGGCAGGCGGGTCCGCCCGGACCGGGCGGACCCGCCGTTTCGTACGCGCGGTTCACTCCGCGCGGTGGTGCGGGGCGGCGGGACCGGTGGCCCCGCCCGCGCCGGGCGCCGGGGGTGTGCTCGTGCCGGGTGCTCCCGCCGACCCGCTCACGGCGTCGGGCGCGACGGGCGGCATCGGCGGAACGGCGGGCCCGCCGGCCGGCATCCCGGGGGCCGCACGGCCGGTGACGCCCTCGCCGGGCCGCTGAGCGGCCTGTTCCGGCGTGGGCCGGGAGGCCGACGGCCGCGCCGCGTTGCGCAGCACGTACGCCAGCGCGCCGAGCACGGCCGCGATGATCAGCGCGGCCGCCCAGTCGGGCAGACCGAGCGCGAGGGCGAGGCCGGCCGCGAGCGCGAGGGCCGCGCCCGCGTACAGGGCGAGAGCACCGGACGCGGCGTACAGCGCGGCCGTACGACGCTGCTTGCGGGTCTGCTCCCGCAGCTCCTCGCGTATGGCCTCACGGGCCACCTGTGCCAGCTCGTCGGCCAGACGCTTGTCCAGATGTTCGATTCGATCCATGGCCGCCGGGTA of the Streptomyces aurantiacus genome contains:
- a CDS encoding NAD(P)/FAD-dependent oxidoreductase; translated protein: MSRPRVVIVGAGFAGYRTAQTLSRLTRHRADIVLLNPTDYFLYLPLLPQVASGVLEPRRVTVSLTGTLPGVRLVLGEADGIDLDGRTVHYTGPEGGEGTLSYDRLVLAAGSVNKLLPVPGVAEHAHGFRGLPEALYLRDHVIRQVELAATTEDPGIRAARCTFVVVGAGYTGTEVAAHGQLFTDALVRRRPLRGGSRPRWMLIDIASRVLPEMDERLSRTADRVLRQRGVDVRTGTSVKEATPDGVLLSDGDFVSTRSLVWCVGVRPDPLAEQLGLPMERGRLLVEPNLRVPGRPEVFACGDAAAVPDLEKPGQYTPMTAQHAWRQGRTAGRNVAASLGVGDPAPYRHRDLGFVVDLGGVKAAANPLGVPLSGPLAGAVTRGYHLAAMPGNRIRVAADWLLDAALPRQAVQLGLVRSWSVPLDTTSPELPRMPGRPHGGTAPDGEHPPTPGRAAPVSGAPVSGASAAAGPGGRPAYAEPAVPGSARPDEPAAPRPEHPVEGIS
- a CDS encoding TIGR03557 family F420-dependent LLM class oxidoreductase, translating into MPEYGYFLSTEEFAPQDLVEQARMAEQAGFQSLWISDHYHPWNDAQGQSPFVWSVIGALSEAVSLPIATAVTCPTVRIHPAVVAQAAATSAVMTEGRFRLGVGSGEALNEHVLGDAWPPAHIRLEMLEEAVQVMRKLFTGEEVNHSGPHYTVHNARLYTVPDEPVPIDISGFGPQATALAARIGDGFVTMAPDEPMVEQFRRGGGGAKPAGGGTKVCYGQDRDEAVRTVRRLWSNQLLPGEMGQVLPSPKHFEQLEPLVTEEMVSENTVCGDDVDEHVAALAAFADAGFDRVYVNQIGPDQRGFFDFYRTKVLPQLQEGTR
- a CDS encoding phage holin family protein, with the protein product MDRIEHLDKRLADELAQVAREAIREELREQTRKQRRTAALYAASGALALYAGAALALAAGLALALGLPDWAAALIIAAVLGALAYVLRNAARPSASRPTPEQAAQRPGEGVTGRAAPGMPAGGPAVPPMPPVAPDAVSGSAGAPGTSTPPAPGAGGATGPAAPHHRAE